The sequence below is a genomic window from Theobroma cacao cultivar B97-61/B2 chromosome 6, Criollo_cocoa_genome_V2, whole genome shotgun sequence.
TTTGCAGCATATGATCAAACTCATTCTTGCTACTACCATCTTCCACCCTATTGATTTGTTTGTCCAGCAATTACCTCTTTAGTCATTAAGTCAATAAGACCATGGCATAGTtcaaattcatgaaacatTAATATCTATACCGCGTATATCTCCTTAGGGACACCCGGACACAACACAAATGCATTCACGGTCACTACCTGATTTAGAATGTATCAAAGCAAAAATCAAGGCTTCTATAATGGAAATTACGACATGGCTTAGAACAGATAGTATATAAACAACAAAGATTTCTGAAGATTATAGCAAGAAAGTAATCCAAATCGCTATTAGAAACCAAATTAACCAAAGATTGCCCTTCATGGATGATATTGAGATAGCATACTTATGAAATAGGCCTCTCGCTAATAGAGAAAAACATGACATAAATGAACCAAACATTTAAAACACATGCAAAATGACAATTAAgtatcaagaaaaataaagttacCATGTTCATGGTGCTGTTcgtcatgatgatgatgatggtgatgGTGGTCATGATCATGATCCTGATCATGGCCATGGTGAGCATGATCATCCTTTGCACCTTCATCATTGACAGAACTCTCAATCCTGCCGAGATTTTAGCAACAGTAAATCCAAAACCAAAATTCAGGAGGCAATGAACAGCCAAGAATTCTAAGTATAAAAGATCATTGTTACTATAAGTGCTGATATTGCCATGTAAGagatgaaacaaaataaatctAGAAAATCATGGTGTAGGTTAAAGAGTGAGTGCATGAACCCAACAAATCCAGAAACAACTCATTCCTGAAGTTTCTGATATTGTTGAAAACCCACAAATCCGAATATAACCCCCTCCCCCCTGCccctttatattttcaaaggGAGAGAAGGAgcagattaaaagaaaatttgagaaGGGATTAAAGATAACATGGATTTTACCATCCCTGATGTAGTTGTCTAACTAAAATGGTGTCCAACAAGTAAATtcaatgaaataatattaatggAAAAGGGCTCAGATAGCAGATCTAAGAACAATCAAAGACAGGAGGAACACTTCTTTGTCAACAGCAAAAGATGATCATATTATACATGGTAAAAAGAGCATCAGCAATGTAATAGATGATAATTTCCTTTGCTAAAAATGGAGCTATGTAAGAGCAGGAAACAACCTCTCCAGATCAAAGCCTCCAATTCCAAGAACATACTCCAAGTCAACTTTTCCAAACTCTGTGCGCTTCAGATGAGCCATACCATTAATGTTCTGCAAGCAGGCAGGCAATGTCATCCTCAATCAGAATTAAGCAATATATATCGTAACTAAGAGCATCcaaatttagaataaaataacaaagaataaaaaagcaGAATACCAACCCGTATCCGTTTAACCAAAGTAGCAATTTCTGGCTCTCCAACAAGATCAGTCTAgccaaaatataaataatcaTGTCAGACAGCCATTAGAGAAACAAATTCAACATCATAAGTAAACAGTCTTTGAACGTATCCAATAAGAGTTTCAAATGAACAACTTCTAAGTTGAGGTGGTTTTAATAAACTATAGAGGCAGAAAATAAATGAAGCTCTGTTTGTTTAAATAATGAAGACAAGTGTTCCATTATACTGACATTGGCATACGCAAATCCAGAGAACGTATCAGAGAATGTAAAAATGGTTTCAACAAAATCAAATGTATGCAATGGCAAGTAATAAAATTACAGAAGCAAGGAATGCACTTTGAATAAAAGTTCAAGCGAATTATGTaaacaatttttcaatttgatCTTGAAAAGTGCCCAACTGAGTGCACTAAACATCACAAATTTAGTAATCACAAATACCTTGTTTACAATAATACGATCAGCATAAGCAATTTGCTCTACTGCCTCATTTACCACTCCCTTTGGTTTGACCTCATCCAGATGAAAACCAGCATGTTTGGCATCAACCAAAGTAACGACACCATCCAACTTGACATCATTGAAAATCTGATCCTCAGCATAAAAAGTCTGAATGATTGGTGCAGGATTTGCCAATCCTGATAAGGTGAACATAGCATGTAGCATAAGCAAATACAATAACTCCTCATTCTCAAGCCAAGGAAATAAAGAGATACACCAAATGCAACAAGACATATGcaatgaaaaataaacaacCATTAATCTCctttataataatttcatGGGCCTTTGAGAAAATTCCTACCTGTAGTCTCTATTACAATGTGGTCAAATTTCCCTTTCCTCTTATTGACTAGCTCTGCAATCATCCTCACAAGATCACCTCTTACAGTACAGCAAAGACAGCCATTGTTAAGCATGACTATATCCTCAGCCCCAGCAGCTTTAGCAGCAACAAGAGATCCATCAATGTCTATTTCACCATACTGAAGttttcaaattgaaaaaattaaataactcgTTAATGTCTCACCCAATCTAATGATTTCCAAAAGACAAACTACTAGTAACCATCAATTGCCATCAcatcaagaaaagaaatttaaagcaGAATCAAACTTCATACCTCATTCTCTATCACTGCTATGCGCTTACCATGATCTGCAGTCAAGATGTGATTGAGTAATGTTGTCTGTTCATCAATACATAGAAACAGATCAATACAACCAGCCAACTGatacaattttcaaaaaactTGAACAGATAAAACCGAATTCCtgtcaaaagaagaaaatgcaaaaatatttatcGCCAAATGTAGATAAGATAACAAGAGGCGTATAGGTGCACAACATTTACACCAATCAGCATTGTTTAATGGTATTTTAACATACTAG
It includes:
- the LOC18595345 gene encoding COBW domain-containing protein 1 isoform X1, with translation MATLSMDIATTFFNITTRCCGHHHRTPPLSGIRTTLLPLFFKPNTIKTQPLSSKTTSSLPRTIITSSNCCKAHRRRFSVSATATTTPQSEDSDVSTKIPPDNRIPATIITGFLGSGKTTLLNHILTADHGKRIAVIENEYGEIDIDGSLVAAKAAGAEDIVMLNNGCLCCTVRGDLVRMIAELVNKRKGKFDHIVIETTGLANPAPIIQTFYAEDQIFNDVKLDGVVTLVDAKHAGFHLDEVKPKGVVNEAVEQIAYADRIIVNKTDLVGEPEIATLVKRIRNINGMAHLKRTEFGKVDLEYVLGIGGFDLERIESSVNDEGAKDDHAHHGHDQDHDHDHHHHHHHHDEQHHEHEHHHDHHSHDHTHDPGVSSVSIVCEGSLDLEKANIWLGTLLLERSEDIYRMKGLLSVQGMNERFVFQGVHDIFQGSPDRLWGPDEPRVNKIVFIGKNLNAQELESGFKACLL
- the LOC18595345 gene encoding COBW domain-containing protein 1 isoform X3 — its product is MATLSMDIATTFFNITTRCCGHHHRTPPLSGIRTTLLPLFFKPNTIKTQPLSSKTTSSLPRTIITSSNCCKAHRRRFSVSATATTTPQSEDSDVSTKIPPDNRIPATIITGFLGSGKTTLLNHILTADHGKRIAVIENEYGEIDIDGSLVAAKAAGAEDIVMLNNGCLCCTVRGDLVRMIAELVNKRKGKFDHIVIETTGLANPAPIIQTFYAEDQIFNDVKLDGVVTLVDAKHAGFHLDEVKPKGVVNEAVEQIAYADRIIVNKTDLVGEPEIATLVKRIRNINGMAHLKRTEFGKVDLEYVLGIGGFDLERIESSVNDEGAKDDHAHHGHDQDHDHDHHHHHHHHDEQHHEHEKWTGCRRSGSKEIFLAICGACSLIS